One window of the Crassaminicella thermophila genome contains the following:
- the csm3 gene encoding type III-A CRISPR-associated RAMP protein Csm3 produces the protein MSKLVKIKTLKTVMKVISGIRIVGNSTEINIGGIDNPIIKEPLEGYPYIPGSSLKGVMRSLAEKSKGLDSLCDCDNCKICTLFGSAKADSKSLRRLIVRDSYLTENSKKILDKFLPYGAEIKKENTINRTTGKATPRTLDRIPKGVSFNIYFTIKLYENDKEEDYISFLKSLLKMIEFSGIGGSISRGYGQVSFSELKIEDTYDIEEELNKYLNNN, from the coding sequence ATGTCTAAATTAGTAAAAATTAAAACTTTAAAAACTGTAATGAAAGTTATAAGTGGTATTCGTATAGTAGGAAATAGTACAGAAATAAATATTGGAGGAATAGATAATCCCATTATAAAAGAGCCATTAGAGGGTTACCCTTATATACCAGGTTCATCTTTAAAGGGGGTTATGAGGAGCTTAGCAGAAAAAAGTAAAGGTTTGGATAGTTTATGTGATTGTGATAATTGCAAAATATGTACATTATTCGGCTCAGCAAAAGCTGATAGTAAAAGCTTGAGAAGGCTAATTGTAAGAGATAGCTACTTAACGGAAAATAGCAAAAAGATTTTAGATAAATTTCTACCTTATGGAGCAGAAATAAAAAAAGAAAATACTATAAATAGAACAACTGGAAAAGCAACACCAAGAACCTTAGATAGAATCCCTAAGGGTGTTAGCTTTAATATTTATTTTACTATTAAGCTATACGAAAACGATAAAGAAGAAGATTATATAAGCTTTTTGAAAAGCTTGCTTAAGATGATAGAATTTTCAGGTATAGGCGGTTCTATTAGCAGAGGGTATGGACAAGTTTCTTTTTCAGAGCTTAAAATTGAAGATACTTATGATATAGAAGAGGAACTTAATAAATATTTGAATAATAATTAA
- a CDS encoding RAMP superfamily CRISPR-associated protein: protein MIYKARFKMKNMAVKLISSVIFGNMARVLFELFSENDAKALIQDMVGKDCMLISDAVTEDIFKKSGKIASCVEDLINGKEYRGKELLKVREEYRKYKNLLKKEEDNTTEIPRIRVGIDRRTLKAEDKKLHYQNEYWSNKDVIYNIYIYTENEKVIKLLEIVFNILERTGIGTDTTIGCGAIAFIKEGKNIFKKDDTIKLAFKKEGGINIASTIVDQNYLVDIDIQNYVINRYDSKSPNIKKPPYYYIERGCIINKEEYVPPQLKEYKGIWVYNCVFPVERSNK from the coding sequence ATGATATATAAAGCAAGATTTAAAATGAAAAATATGGCTGTAAAGCTTATATCATCTGTTATATTTGGCAATATGGCTAGAGTACTCTTTGAATTATTTTCAGAAAATGATGCAAAAGCTTTGATACAAGATATGGTTGGTAAGGATTGCATGCTAATAAGTGATGCAGTTACAGAGGATATATTTAAAAAAAGTGGAAAAATAGCTAGTTGTGTAGAGGATTTAATAAATGGAAAAGAATATAGAGGGAAAGAATTGTTGAAGGTCAGAGAAGAATATAGGAAGTATAAAAATTTACTAAAAAAAGAAGAGGATAATACCACAGAGATTCCTAGAATTAGGGTAGGTATAGATAGAAGAACACTAAAAGCAGAAGATAAGAAATTGCATTATCAAAACGAATACTGGTCTAATAAAGATGTTATTTATAATATTTACATATATACAGAAAATGAGAAAGTTATAAAATTATTAGAAATTGTTTTTAATATTTTAGAAAGAACAGGGATTGGAACAGATACGACTATTGGCTGTGGAGCTATAGCCTTTATCAAGGAAGGGAAAAATATATTTAAAAAAGATGATACAATAAAGCTTGCTTTCAAAAAAGAAGGGGGCATAAATATAGCTTCTACTATAGTAGATCAGAATTATTTAGTAGATATAGATATACAAAACTATGTTATAAATAGATATGATAGTAAATCTCCTAATATAAAAAAACCTCCTTACTATTATATTGAAAGAGGATGCATTATTAATAAAGAAGAATATGTACCTCCACAGTTAAAGGAATATAAAGGAATATGGGTTTACAATTGTGTTTTTCCTGTGGAAAGGAGTAACAAATGA
- the cas6 gene encoding CRISPR-associated endoribonuclease Cas6, with amino-acid sequence MKLKIILQAKEFFALPINYNHMLQNKILELLNKKNSNFLHNEGYKVKWKSFKLFNFSSLEVEKKKICKNKIFVYPGKVILGISSADENFIFDFIDGIITNKGIDFKEGKLDLVSIFSSKELNGNKLVVFAKTPIVVTKPYSEKAIDFFTPRDAEYLASIEKNLKDKYEAFYNKKYDKELEIEIMDESKVYKKIRKYKKWVYEGYIMGVILNGNNDILNLAYKTGLGSKNAQGFGFVETFSSLNSLKNYIKVV; translated from the coding sequence ATGAAATTAAAAATAATTTTGCAAGCAAAGGAATTTTTTGCATTACCTATAAACTATAATCATATGCTACAAAACAAAATATTAGAACTACTAAATAAAAAAAATTCGAATTTTTTACATAACGAAGGATATAAAGTGAAATGGAAAAGCTTTAAATTGTTTAATTTTTCTAGTTTAGAGGTAGAAAAAAAGAAAATATGTAAAAATAAAATTTTTGTATATCCAGGAAAAGTTATACTAGGGATATCTAGTGCAGATGAAAACTTTATATTTGATTTTATTGATGGGATAATAACAAATAAAGGGATAGATTTTAAAGAAGGAAAGCTCGATTTAGTAAGTATATTTTCAAGTAAAGAATTAAACGGAAATAAGCTGGTTGTATTTGCTAAAACGCCTATAGTAGTGACAAAGCCTTATTCAGAAAAAGCGATAGATTTTTTTACACCAAGAGATGCTGAATACTTAGCTTCTATAGAAAAAAATTTAAAAGACAAGTATGAAGCTTTTTATAATAAAAAGTATGACAAAGAGCTAGAAATAGAAATAATGGATGAATCGAAAGTATATAAAAAAATAAGAAAGTATAAAAAATGGGTATATGAGGGCTACATAATGGGGGTAATTTTGAATGGAAATAATGATATACTAAATTTAGCTTATAAAACAGGATTAGGTTCTAAAAATGCTCAGGGTTTTGGATTTGTAGAAACATTTTCATCATTAAATAGTTTGAAAAACTATATAAAAGTTGTATGA
- a CDS encoding DUF5698 domain-containing protein has product MTQSIIFALIGVFLITAFTNVLATLKTILISKKIMNPVYFLVFLDAMIFATIVAKMTSSKGIHFTIAYALGKTMGVFIGGKIEERLALGIFEVDVFFNNKNKMIQIAEKLREAGYTVNNFLARGNNGYKRYKVEVVIKRKEFNVLEDIMDACGVHNPTLKIKNVNKINGKITTTRIKAV; this is encoded by the coding sequence ATGACACAAAGTATAATATTTGCACTTATAGGTGTGTTTTTAATAACAGCTTTTACTAATGTTTTAGCAACATTAAAAACTATTTTGATATCAAAAAAAATTATGAATCCTGTATATTTTTTGGTATTTTTAGACGCTATGATTTTTGCAACGATCGTTGCGAAAATGACTAGTTCAAAGGGAATTCATTTTACAATTGCATATGCATTAGGAAAGACAATGGGTGTTTTTATTGGTGGTAAAATTGAAGAACGTTTGGCACTTGGTATTTTTGAAGTAGATGTATTTTTCAACAACAAGAATAAGATGATTCAAATAGCAGAAAAACTTAGAGAAGCAGGCTATACTGTCAATAATTTTCTAGCACGAGGCAATAATGGATACAAAAGGTATAAAGTTGAAGTCGTAATTAAGAGAAAAGAATTTAATGTGCTTGAGGATATTATGGATGCATGTGGCGTTCATAATCCAACCTTAAAAATTAAAAATGTAAACAAGATAAATGGTAAAATTACTACAACAAGGATTAAAGCAGTTTAA
- a CDS encoding phosphoadenosine phosphosulfate reductase domain-containing protein — protein MWCKICNKIVNDKKCPDCGNRTQEDIPIKVYWCDTCSIPIIKEVNDKTIHQCPLCEDEIKYIGKDLRPVFPEERLLIEVLKDKPLKYKDASVWSSANRYYINGSRYRISTKEMKEANPNKIRNQILKYQEKNKNTYNGFYEIIKKFIKANKERLNKLKNEAHSFIQKSREGYKDIQVIVSFSGGKDSTVVSDLVMKALSNPKIVHIFGNTTLEFPLTIEYKDRFRKNNPKTILREAKNTDQEFYTVCDEIGPPSRVMRWCCTMFKTGPINRVISSIFREKSVLTFYGIRKFESTSRSKYDRIYDSPKILKQKVAAPIFNWRDIDLWLYMLAENLDFNDAYRLGYDRVGCWCCPNNSERSHFLNEIYMPDQTKKWRNYLIDFAKKIGKPDPEVYVDSGNWKARQGGYGVDAAKDVKIVYTNCTTEVNAKIYSLNRPLSDEFYNLFIPFGKVSKELGRKLIGEVLVLHPKTNIPIISIQPFKTDEYETSVKIQTLNVKDYDKVQRMISYQVRKYNACKKCLGCETVCIYRAIKVGNDGYKIDENKCKRCMKCVTAKHLEYGCLMGKYLFTASSSEEDNWSEI, from the coding sequence ATGTGGTGCAAAATATGCAATAAGATTGTTAATGATAAAAAATGCCCTGATTGTGGGAATAGAACACAAGAAGATATACCTATAAAAGTATATTGGTGTGATACATGTAGCATACCGATAATAAAAGAAGTAAATGATAAAACAATACATCAATGTCCTCTATGTGAGGATGAGATAAAATATATTGGAAAAGATTTAAGACCAGTTTTTCCTGAAGAAAGATTATTAATAGAAGTATTAAAGGACAAGCCATTAAAATATAAAGATGCTTCAGTGTGGAGTAGCGCAAATAGATATTATATAAATGGTAGTAGATATAGGATATCCACTAAAGAAATGAAGGAAGCAAACCCTAATAAGATAAGAAATCAAATATTAAAGTATCAAGAGAAAAATAAAAATACATACAATGGATTTTATGAAATTATTAAAAAATTTATAAAAGCTAATAAAGAAAGACTAAATAAGTTGAAAAATGAAGCACATTCATTTATACAAAAATCACGTGAAGGATATAAAGATATACAAGTTATTGTGTCTTTTTCTGGAGGAAAAGACTCAACTGTTGTTTCGGATTTAGTAATGAAAGCATTAAGCAATCCTAAAATTGTGCATATTTTTGGAAATACTACATTGGAATTTCCATTAACGATAGAATATAAAGATAGGTTTAGAAAAAATAATCCTAAGACGATTCTAAGAGAAGCGAAAAATACAGATCAAGAATTTTATACAGTATGTGATGAAATAGGTCCACCTAGTCGTGTAATGAGATGGTGTTGTACCATGTTCAAAACTGGACCTATCAATAGAGTTATAAGTTCTATATTTAGGGAAAAATCGGTACTTACATTTTATGGAATCAGAAAGTTTGAATCTACAAGTCGTAGTAAATATGATAGGATTTATGATAGTCCTAAAATATTAAAGCAAAAAGTTGCTGCACCTATCTTTAATTGGAGAGATATAGACCTGTGGTTGTATATGCTAGCAGAAAACTTAGATTTTAACGATGCTTATAGATTAGGATATGATAGAGTGGGATGTTGGTGTTGTCCTAACAATAGTGAGCGTTCGCATTTTTTAAATGAAATTTATATGCCGGATCAAACAAAAAAATGGAGAAATTATCTAATCGATTTTGCTAAAAAAATAGGAAAGCCAGATCCTGAGGTTTATGTTGATAGTGGTAATTGGAAAGCTAGACAAGGTGGATATGGTGTAGATGCTGCAAAAGATGTTAAAATTGTATATACAAATTGTACAACAGAAGTAAATGCAAAAATATACAGTTTAAATAGACCATTAAGTGATGAATTTTATAATCTATTTATACCATTTGGAAAAGTTTCAAAGGAATTAGGAAGAAAGTTAATAGGTGAAGTTTTGGTATTACATCCTAAAACTAATATTCCTATTATTTCAATACAACCATTTAAGACAGATGAGTATGAAACGTCTGTAAAAATTCAAACATTAAATGTAAAAGATTATGATAAAGTACAACGTATGATTTCCTATCAAGTAAGAAAATATAATGCTTGTAAGAAATGCTTAGGTTGTGAAACAGTTTGTATATATAGAGCAATCAAGGTAGGAAATGATGGTTATAAAATTGATGAGAATAAATGTAAAAGATGTATGAAATGTGTTACAGCAAAACATCTTGAGTATGGATGTTTAATGGGGAAATATTTATTCACAGCATCAAGTTCTGAGGAGGATAATTGGAGTGAAATTTAG
- a CDS encoding DUF4007 family protein, giving the protein MKFRAHETFFIRKGWLYKGLKHVKNNAKIFVDKNTKPTDVLGIGTNMVKALRYWMQAVGLTEEKRKGNTRYQEVTSFGDIVWANDRYMEEDGTLWFLHYKLATNKKLATTWYWFFNEFNVKEFSKDDFVTSLDGYVKYNEDGGEVSLSSLEDDYNCLINTYISRKKLSPDKVSPENTIDCPLGGINLLDIIDKKNRIIKKITLRKDAIHPLILLAVIVDQYENSENKNDSKEVKISSLLNDHCNIGKIFNMDLNILNYYLDKLQEMKYIRVIRTAGLDVVKNRYGFRYK; this is encoded by the coding sequence GTGAAATTTAGAGCACATGAAACTTTTTTTATAAGAAAAGGATGGCTTTACAAAGGACTAAAGCATGTAAAAAATAATGCTAAGATTTTTGTAGATAAAAATACTAAACCTACTGATGTTTTAGGAATAGGAACAAATATGGTAAAGGCGTTGAGATATTGGATGCAGGCGGTAGGTTTAACAGAAGAGAAAAGGAAAGGAAATACAAGATATCAAGAAGTTACTTCTTTTGGAGATATTGTATGGGCTAATGATAGATATATGGAAGAAGATGGAACTTTGTGGTTTTTACATTATAAACTAGCAACAAATAAGAAATTAGCCACTACATGGTATTGGTTTTTTAATGAGTTTAATGTAAAAGAGTTTAGTAAGGATGATTTTGTTACATCTTTAGATGGATATGTAAAATATAATGAAGATGGGGGAGAAGTTTCATTAAGTTCATTAGAAGATGACTATAATTGTCTAATAAATACGTATATTTCAAGGAAAAAGTTAAGTCCAGATAAGGTTTCTCCAGAAAATACAATTGATTGTCCCTTAGGAGGGATAAATTTATTAGATATTATTGATAAAAAGAATAGAATTATCAAGAAGATAACTCTACGTAAAGATGCTATTCATCCATTAATTCTTTTAGCTGTTATAGTAGATCAATATGAGAATAGCGAGAATAAAAATGATTCTAAAGAAGTAAAAATTTCAAGCTTATTAAATGACCATTGTAATATAGGAAAGATATTTAACATGGATCTAAATATTTTGAATTACTATTTAGATAAACTACAAGAAATGAAATATATTAGAGTAATTCGAACAGCTGGTCTAGATGTTGTCAAAAATAGATACGGATTTAGATACAAATGA
- a CDS encoding aminotransferase class V-fold PLP-dependent enzyme: MDNIIYFDNAATTYPKPEEVYTFMDKYYREFGVNVGRGQYTTASKANKIVEETRELIRELFKCSIDKKVIFTPSATEAINIILQGINWQGEENVYITHFEHNAVLRLLYQLKEKYNIKINFLHTEKKPLFYDIEKIKHQFQDIKPDVVIMTHASNVCGLITPIKEITELAKVYNAQVAIDCAQTAGLLDIDMKKIDADYLIFAGHKTLYGPFGIAGFLMDERSTLKPLLYGGTGIDSANPNLPNTIPEKFEVGSLNVYAIAGLNAALKWINKIGRENIYKKEKEMTTSLITCLESFDNIRVITASDAEKQIGVVSCVFEGYGSDIIGQVFDQYNIAVRTGLHCAPEAHRFLGTFPGGTVRLSLGYFNSKEDITKLHNILEYIYLDS; this comes from the coding sequence ATGGATAATATAATTTATTTTGATAATGCTGCAACGACTTATCCAAAACCGGAAGAAGTATATACATTTATGGATAAATACTATAGAGAATTTGGAGTAAATGTAGGAAGAGGGCAATATACTACAGCTAGCAAAGCAAATAAAATAGTAGAAGAGACTAGAGAATTAATTAGGGAACTTTTTAAGTGTTCAATAGATAAAAAGGTGATATTTACCCCCTCAGCTACAGAAGCTATAAATATTATATTACAAGGGATAAATTGGCAAGGCGAAGAGAATGTCTATATTACACATTTTGAGCATAATGCTGTTTTGAGATTATTGTATCAATTAAAAGAAAAATATAATATTAAAATAAACTTTTTGCATACAGAAAAAAAACCTCTTTTTTATGATATTGAAAAAATCAAACATCAATTTCAGGATATTAAGCCTGATGTAGTTATTATGACCCATGCAAGTAATGTATGTGGACTAATTACACCAATAAAGGAAATTACAGAACTAGCAAAAGTTTATAATGCACAAGTTGCAATAGATTGTGCTCAAACTGCTGGACTTCTTGATATTGATATGAAGAAGATTGATGCTGATTATTTAATATTTGCTGGTCACAAAACCTTGTATGGGCCATTTGGAATAGCAGGATTTCTAATGGATGAAAGATCAACGCTTAAGCCCTTATTATATGGAGGTACAGGCATTGATTCTGCTAATCCAAATTTACCTAATACAATACCTGAGAAATTTGAGGTAGGGAGTTTAAATGTTTATGCAATAGCAGGATTAAATGCTGCATTAAAATGGATTAATAAAATTGGTAGAGAAAATATCTATAAGAAAGAAAAAGAGATGACTACAAGTCTTATAACATGCTTAGAGAGTTTTGATAATATAAGAGTGATAACAGCATCTGATGCTGAGAAACAAATTGGTGTAGTATCTTGTGTATTTGAGGGATATGGAAGCGATATTATAGGACAAGTTTTTGATCAATATAATATTGCTGTAAGGACAGGTTTACATTGCGCACCTGAAGCGCATAGATTTTTAGGAACTTTTCCAGGAGGGACTGTTAGATTAAGTTTGGGATATTTTAATAGTAAAGAGGATATAACAAAACTTCATAATATTTTAGAATATATTTACTTAGATTCGTAA
- a CDS encoding DUF262 domain-containing protein: MNLKEIFEKSDEDRLVLPDFQREFEWNKDAQKRLLSSFFVSIPIGSLLILEGKKDDFLSKKLCFAGETIEPTEECLYLLDGQQRVSSLRSTFYDFFQDKHNWLNIWEKMYSGLRNRWFLKIKPDNEEEDVFGWRMLNFKGLKYCEPSDLINCFEHRYIYKRKSTDWYHPGYKLYDKEGKELEGSRLKNKLAREAAKMGLVPLYSIYGSIKTTDKQLHTYVLEKIAKERVEELQAEVEDGKIDVFEIFQEIEPDIEEYIENNEIEKIRDAWSRLSAKWSESVNKFLVGLFEQEIPTIDLPSDQISRAIAIFENINKGGTPLDTFDLIVAKAARTKGERSLSQRISDYLEEEIDLSEALTNDLVDKVPDKWDSTLVMTIDENKITKTIKNQYLNLLSLFSHVPYGEVDKLKLEYIKRAKIFELTHEQINTNTNITLKALTRACAFLQIRCGLIDIKSLSYDLMILPIAYILKNDDVYEDKRALARIEYWYWSSLFSGAYRERQNEQCIKDIKNLFEWIKGGENKFKIRYENILNDIGYSDKTVLLRKDQEHNIPKAIHNGILQYILSKQPVDFLPNAQEKLRLNAWEIGGKKIIEIDGNKQTISVEDHHICPLGTVTKIGETSKKLRNDKKHILNSILNRTYISSIANAKISDKSPERYMKYVMDSAQWGHYLPIKMKEIFEEKGKSLEQKYEAILENRYNMLKRAIKEELDRLEDM; this comes from the coding sequence ATGAATTTAAAGGAAATATTCGAAAAGAGTGATGAAGATAGATTAGTTTTACCAGATTTCCAAAGGGAATTTGAATGGAATAAAGATGCACAAAAAAGATTACTATCTTCGTTTTTTGTTTCGATTCCAATAGGAAGTTTATTAATTCTTGAAGGTAAAAAAGATGATTTTTTATCTAAAAAACTTTGTTTTGCAGGGGAGACAATAGAACCAACGGAAGAGTGCTTGTATTTATTAGATGGACAACAAAGAGTGTCTAGTTTAAGAAGTACATTTTATGATTTTTTTCAAGATAAGCATAATTGGTTGAATATTTGGGAAAAAATGTACTCGGGATTAAGAAATAGATGGTTTTTAAAGATTAAGCCAGATAATGAAGAAGAGGATGTTTTTGGATGGCGAATGTTAAATTTTAAAGGACTTAAATATTGTGAGCCATCAGATTTAATTAATTGTTTTGAACATAGATATATATATAAAAGAAAGAGTACGGATTGGTATCATCCAGGATATAAACTTTATGATAAAGAAGGAAAGGAGTTAGAAGGAAGTCGTTTGAAAAATAAATTAGCCAGAGAAGCAGCTAAAATGGGCTTAGTACCGTTATACTCTATTTATGGATCTATAAAAACTACAGATAAGCAATTACATACATATGTATTGGAGAAAATTGCAAAAGAAAGAGTAGAAGAATTACAAGCAGAGGTTGAAGATGGGAAAATAGATGTATTTGAAATTTTTCAAGAAATTGAGCCTGATATAGAGGAATATATAGAAAATAATGAAATAGAAAAAATAAGAGATGCATGGTCTAGATTAAGTGCTAAATGGAGTGAATCTGTAAATAAGTTTTTAGTAGGTTTATTTGAACAAGAGATTCCTACAATAGATCTTCCATCTGATCAAATATCACGAGCTATTGCAATTTTTGAGAATATTAATAAAGGTGGAACACCTTTAGATACATTTGATTTGATTGTAGCAAAGGCAGCAAGGACAAAAGGAGAGCGTTCGTTATCACAAAGAATTAGTGATTATCTAGAAGAAGAGATTGATTTATCAGAAGCTTTAACAAATGATTTAGTAGATAAGGTTCCTGATAAATGGGATTCTACATTAGTTATGACTATAGACGAAAATAAAATTACAAAGACAATAAAAAACCAATATTTAAATTTATTATCATTATTTAGTCATGTACCCTATGGAGAAGTTGACAAACTGAAATTAGAGTATATAAAACGAGCTAAAATATTTGAATTAACACATGAACAAATTAATACTAATACGAATATAACATTAAAAGCACTAACTAGAGCATGTGCATTTTTACAAATTAGATGTGGATTGATTGATATAAAATCATTATCTTATGATTTGATGATTTTACCTATTGCTTATATTTTAAAAAATGATGATGTTTATGAAGATAAGAGAGCTTTAGCTAGAATAGAGTATTGGTATTGGAGTTCACTGTTTAGTGGTGCATATAGAGAAAGACAAAATGAGCAATGTATAAAAGATATAAAGAATCTTTTTGAGTGGATTAAGGGTGGCGAAAATAAATTTAAAATAAGATATGAAAATATATTAAATGATATTGGTTATTCTGATAAAACTGTTTTGTTAAGAAAAGATCAAGAACATAATATACCTAAAGCCATACATAATGGGATTTTACAATATATTTTGAGTAAGCAACCAGTTGATTTTTTACCCAATGCACAAGAAAAATTGAGGTTAAATGCATGGGAAATCGGAGGTAAAAAAATTATCGAAATAGATGGAAATAAGCAAACTATTTCAGTTGAGGATCATCATATATGCCCTTTAGGGACTGTTACTAAAATAGGAGAAACATCAAAAAAATTAAGGAATGATAAAAAACATATTTTAAATAGTATATTGAATCGTACTTATATATCTAGTATTGCTAATGCTAAAATAAGTGATAAATCACCAGAGAGATACATGAAATATGTCATGGACTCTGCACAATGGGGACATTATCTTCCTATAAAAATGAAAGAAATATTTGAAGAAAAAGGGAAAAGCTTAGAACAAAAATATGAGGCAATACTTGAAAATAGATATAATATGTTGAAAAGAGCAATAAAAGAAGAGTTAGATAGGTTAGAAGATATGTAA